DNA sequence from the Candidatus Methylomirabilota bacterium genome:
CGCCAAGGAGCTCCGCACCGGCAAGGAGGCGTCCATCGCGGTGCGCCCGACTTACGGCCTCACCGAGGCCGAGGTGGAGCGCATGGTCGATGAGTCCTTCGAGCATGCCGAGGCCGACGTGGCCGCGCGGCTCTTGATCGAGGCGAGGACGGAAGCGGACAACGTGATCAACCACGTGGAGCGGGCGCTCACCCAGGGCGCGCAGCTCGCCGAGGCCGGTGAGCTCGAGCGCATCCGCGCCGCCGTCGCCGCCCTGCGCGACGCGCGCGGCGGGGACGACCGCGAGCTCATCCACGGGCGCACCACCGCGGTGAACAAGGCCACGGAGCGACTGGCCGAGGCCATGATGGACGCCGCCCTCAAGGGGGCGCTGGCCTCCAAGCGGGCGGACCGTATCCTGGAGTCCTCCTGATGGCGAAGCACAAGGTGACGTTCCTCCCTCAGGACGTGACGGTGGAGGTGGACGACGAGAAGTACCCGCTGGCCGATCACGGGAAGCCCGGCTCGGTGCTGGACATAGCCCTCGCGCACGACATCGACCTCGAGCACAACTGCGGCGGCTCCTGCGCCTGCACCACCTGCCACGTGATCGTGCGGGAAGGGGAGGGCAATCTCTCGCCCATGGAGGCGGACGAGGAGGATCGCCTGGACACCGCGGAAGGCCTCACCCTTCACTCGCGGTTAGGCTGCCAGGCCATCGTGCGGGGCGACGTCGTGGTGGAGATCCCCAAATAGCCATGAAGTGGAGCGACACCGAGGATATCGCCATCGCGCTGATGGAGGCGCATCCAGACACTGATCCGCTCACCGTGCGCTTCACCGACCTGCACAAGTGGGTGGTGGCGCTCGAGGACTTCGACGACGACCCCAAGGCCTCGAATGAGGGCCTCCTCGAGGCCATCCAGATGAAGTGGCACGAGGAGTACCGCGACCGATGATTGGCGAGCCGCAGCGGCAGGTGAGGCGAGCGGATAGGGGAATTGGCGAGCCGCAGCGGCAGGCGAGGCGAGCGGATAGGGAGAACGTCCCGAGCGGAGCGAGGGCGGGCAGGTTACCAGGCGATCACATGATCGGACGCGAACACGAGATCGAGCAGCCCCGCGTAGTCGAGGCCGTCACCCAGGCGCAGGATGCGCGCGCCCGACGGCACCGGGGGAGCCGCGCCGCCGTCGAGCAGCACCACCGTGATCTCGGCGCCGGGCTCGGCGCCCGCGATCACCGGGCCGGCCAGCGTGTCCGCGTCTCGGGGGACGAGGTGGAGGTAGCGAGCCATCAGAAGACGAGGTATCGTTGGGCGCGGCGGGCCAGCTCCGCGACGGCGCCCTCGGCCACCGGGACGACCGGGTGGCCTTCCACGTTCCACTCCGCGTCGCTCGGCGGCGTCCCCACGATGTGGAACGGCACGTTGAGCTTCCGGAGGGCGGCGCGGAACTTCGCGATGTCGTCGCCATCCACGAGGTCATCGGTGTCCTCGTCGAGCAGATGGACGGCGGGACCGGTGAGCACTACCATCACGTCGTTCTCGCCGGCCACCACGCCGAGGGCGATGCGCATGGCCTCGTTGGCGCGATGGGACGCGCGCGGGTCCTCCGAGATCACCACGAGCACGGGCAGGCCGTCGGCCACGGCGTCAGTTCAGGGCGACGAAGCGGTCGGTGCCGCTGATCACGTCGGTGAGCACCACGAGGCCGCAGTTGGTAGCGCGGTCCGACAGAGGAAGACCGCGCTTCTGGCAGCCGTAGGCGCACACGAAGAGGCGGGCGCCGCGCTCCGCGAGGGCCTGGACGCGCGGGTCCTCCACGGCGGTCACGCCGTCGTCGATGAGGTAGAGGTACACCTGCGCGCCGCGATCGAGCGCGGCGTTCCCGAGCCCCAGCGCGGTGGCGAGATTGGCATGCTCGGGCGCGGTCGAGACCATCAGGCCGAGCTTTTTCCCCGCGGGATCCATGGAATAGAAAGCGTAGCATCGCGATGAGGGAGGGTCAATGAACCGGCGAGTCTATCTCGATCACAACGCGTCCACTCCGGTGCATCCGGAGGTGCTGGAGGTCATGCTTCCGTACTTCTCGGAGCGATACGGCAATCCGTCGAGCATCCACGGCTTCGGCCGCGAGGCCCGCGAGGGGCTGGACACCGCCCGCGAGCGGATCGCGGGCTTCCTCCGCGTCGGCAAGGAGGAGGTCGTGTTCACCTCCGGCGGCACCGAGTCGGACAACATGGCCATCAAGGGGGTGGCGGCCGCCCGCGGGCGCGGCCATCTCATCACCTCCGCGGTCGAGCATCATGCGGTGCTCCGCACGTGTGAGACGCTAGCCAAGCAGGGCTTCGACCTCACGGTACTGCCGGTGGACGGCTACGGCATGGTGAGCCCCGACGACGTGCGCCGCGCCATCCGGCCGGACACGATCCTCGTGACGATCATGCACGCCAACTCCGAGGTCGGCACCATCCAGCCGGTCAGCGAGATCGGGCGGATCACGCGCGAGCGCGGCGTCACCTTCCACGTGGACGGCGTCCAGACCTTCGGCAAGCTGCCGCTGGACGTCGAGGCCCTCGGCATCGACCTCCTGTCCTTCTCCGGCCACAAGATCTACGGGCCGAAGGGGATCGCCGGGCTCTACATCCGCAAGGGCACCAAGATGGCTTCGGTGCAGCACGGCGGCGAGCACGAGCGCCGCCGCCGGGCGGGCACAGAGAACGTGCCGGGCGCGGTGGGGCTGGGCAAGGCGGTGGAGGTGCGCGCCCGCGACATGGCGGCGGAGGAGACGCGAGTCCGCGCCCTGCGGGACCGCCTCTGGACGGGCCTCTCCAGCCGGGTGCCGGAAGTGCGCCTGAATGGGCATCCGACCGAGCGGCTCCCCGGCACCTGCAATGTCTGCTTCCGTCACATCGAGTCCGAATCGATCGTGCTCGGCCTGGATCTCAAGGGCATCGGTGTCTCGGCGGGCTCGGCCTGTACCGCGGGAAGCGTGGAGCCGTCCCACGTCCTTGTGGCCATGGCTGTCCCGCTCGACTGGGCGATGGGGACGGTCCGGTGCTCGCTGGGACGGAGCACCACGGCGGAGGATATCGACTACGTGCTGGACAGCATCGAGCCCCTGGCCGGCAAGCTGCGCAGCCTCTCGCCCGTGAGGGCCTGAGGGAGGCCGCGCGCCCGCCATGCGCTACTCCGACACGCTCATCGAGCATTTCCGACATCCTCGCAACGCGGGAATGATGCGCGATCCGGACGGGGTGGGCGAAAGCGAGTACGCCGAGTGCATGGACCTCGCGCGCGTGTTCCTGCGAGTGCGGGAGGGACGGATCGAGGACGTGCGCTTCCAGACTTACGGGTGCGGACCGACCATCGCGGCGTCCAGCGCCGCCACCGAGCTGATCCGGGGCGCCGCCCTCGCGGACGTGCTGGAGCTGGTCGACGCGCAGGTCGACGCGGCGGTGGGCGGGCTGCCACCCGACCGCGCCCATGCCGCCCAGGTGGTGACGGCGGCGATCCGGGCGGCCGCGCGCGACGCGGCGGCACGGTCGGGCACAATTTCCCCTCAAGGAGACTGAGGCCATGCTCGCCAAGATGAGACGCGACGTTCGCACCGTCCTCGAGCGGGACCCCGCGGCTCGCTCCGCCCTCGAGGTGGTGCTCTGCTATCCGGGTGTCCACGCCATCTGGCTGCACCGCATCGCGCACGCGCTCTGGAATGGCGGACTGACGACGCTGGGCCGGCTCGTCTCGCATTTCAGCCGTTTCGTCACCGGGATCGAGATCCATCCCGCCGCCAAGCTGGGGCAGGGGCTCTTCATCGACCACGGCATGGGCCTCGTCATCGGCGAGACGGCCGAGGTCGGCGAGAACGTGAGCCTCCTCCAGGGCGTCACCCTCGGGGGCACGAGCGTGCGGCGGGAGAAGCGGCATCCGACCCTGGGGGACAACGTGACAGTGGGCGCGAACGCCACCATCCTCGGCGGCTTCACCATCGGGGCGGGGAGCCGCATCGGCGCGGGCTCGGTGGTCGTGCGCGAGGTGCCGGAGAACTCGGTTGTCGTCGGCGTCCCGGGGCGGGTAACATATCGAGACGGGCGTCGCGTGCGCGGCGAGATCGACCTCAACCAGGTGGACTTGCCCGACCCGCTCGCGCGGACGGTGGAGCACCTGCTCGACCGCATCCGGGCGCTCGAGGCCGAGCTGGAGGCGCTGAAGCAGCCCGCGCGGGAGCGCGAGGCGGAATAGAGCGCGGCGGAATAGAAAAAAGGAGAGCGCGTGGTTCCGAAGGACACGATGAGCATCCAGGAAGCGTCGCAGTACCTGGCCATGGACGAGCAGACCGTCACGCGCATGGCCAGCGAGCGCCAGATCCCCTGTCTCCAGCACGACGGCAAGTGGCTCTTCTCCAAGAAGTCCATCGACAAGTGGAAGGCCCGCCAGGCCCCGGCCCGCGCCTGACTCGCGACGCCGCGTGGCGGATACTCACCGAGTTCACCCGCTCCGATAGCCTTCGCAAGCACGCTCTCGCAGTCGAGGCGACCATGCGCGCCTACGCCGGACGATACGGCGCCGAGCCGGACACCTGGGGCATCGCGGGCCTGCTCCACGACTTCGACTACGAGATGCATCCCGCTGGGCCCCAGCACCCCCTGAAGGGCGCCGAGATCCTCGCCGCGCGGGGCGTGGCCCCCGAGATCGTGTACGCGATCCTCGCCCATGCGGACTACGCGGGCTGCCCGCGCCGCTCCCTCCTCGACCGCGCGCTTTACGCCTGCGACGAGCCGTCCGGCTTCATCACCGCGTGCGCGCTCGTGCGCCCAGGCCGCGCCATCGCCGGGCTCGAGGCCGGCTCGGTGATCAAGAAGCTCAAGGACAAGGGCTTCGCGCGATCGGTCAACCGGCACGATATCTACCGGGGCGCCGAGGAGCTCGGCGTGCCGCTCGAGGCGCATCTGGGATTCCTCGTCGAGACGCTGACCGCCTCCGCACCCGCGCTCGGCCTCGAGGGCCCCGCGCGCTAGTCCCATGGCCGGATCCGCGCCGGCGATCCGGACCGTGCTCCACGTCGACATGGACGCGTTCTACGCGGCGGTGGAGCAGCGCGACCGCCCCGAGCTGCGAGGCCGTCCGGTGGTGGTGGGTGCGAAGCCCGGCGGGCGCGGCGTGGTGTCGGCCGCCTCGTACGAGGCGCGGCGCTTCGGCATCCACTCCGCCATGCCGATCAGCCGTGCGTACCGCCTGTGCCGGGACGCCGTGTACCTCCCCGTCGACATGGACAAGTACGCGGCGGTGTCGCGCCAGATCATGGCCTTGCTCGCAGAGTGGACGCCGCTGCTGGAGCCCGTGTCCATCGACGAGGCGTTCCTCGACGTCACTGCCAGCCGCGCGCTGCGCGGCGACGGGCCCACCATCGCCCGGGACATCAAGGCCCGCATCCGGGCCGAGGTTGCCCTGACCGCGTCGGTGGGCGTCGCTCCTAACAAGTTCGTGGCGAAGATCGCGTCCGACCTCGAGAAGCCCGACGGTCTCGTCGTGGTGGAGCCCGGCCAGGAGGCGGCCTTCCTCGCGCCGCTGCCGATCGGTCGGCTCTGGGGCGTGGGGCGCGTCACGGGGACCGAGCTCCAGTCCCTCGGCATCCTCACCATCGGCCAGCTCGCGAGCCTGCCGCCGGCCACGCTGCTGGCGCGCTTCGGCGAGAGCCATGGGCCCGCGCTCGCGGAGCTCGCCCGGGGCCTCGACGACCGCCCCGTGGAGCCCTTCGGCACGCCCAAGTCCATGGGCGCCGAGGAGACCTTCGGCACGGACCATCTCGACGTCGAGCGGCTCCGCGCCACCTTGCGCGCCCAGGCCGAGCGCGTGGCGCGCGAGCTGCGCGCCGAGGGGTATGCCGGCCGCGTGGTCACGCTGAAGATCCGCTTCGCGGATTTCTCGACCTACACGCGCGCGCACACCGGCGAGCCCACCCAGGATGGCCTGCGCGTCTACCAGGAGGCCTGCGCGCTGCTCGATCGCGTGAACCTGAGCCAGCCGGTGCGGCTGATCGGGGTCTCGGTGTCGGGCCTCGGCGCGGCAGGACAGGGCCAGCTCGCGCTGTTCGGCCCCGATGCCGCTCGGCAGGAGCGGCTGGGGCGGGCGCTCGATCGGCTCGTCGAGCGCTTCGGCGGGGATGCGGTGCAGCCCGCGAGCCTGCTGGGGCGCCGCTCGCGACGCCGCAGCGGCCCGCGCGGGCCGGCCCGCTGAGCGCGGCACGGCGACGTCCGATTGCCTTCGTCCCGGCCTTCAGATAGACTCACTGAACAGCGGTTCATTCGTCGCCGGGAGACTCCATGGAACGTCCCATCGCCTACGACAAGCTGGCCCGAGAGGAGCGCTTCGTGCGGATGCGGGCGCGCGACGTGGCCCAGATCAAGGTCGACCAAGGAGAGCCGCCGTTTCCCGATCTGAGTAGCCGCGACTCCATCAAGGAGCGCGTTCACGGGATCATGGTGGGCGAGATGCAGGCCATGGAGGGCGCGGGCCGCAGCGTCTACGACTTCCCGGACGCGCCCTGGGAGTTCACGATGGACATGGCGCGCCAGGTCTGGGACGAGTCGCGCCACCTCGAGATCTACCTGCGCCTGCTGGAGCACCTCGACGGCTACGTGGGCGAGTATCCCGAAACCACCATTCTCTGGCGCTGTGCGTGCGCCGAGGACGCGGCAGCGCGGGTGGCCGGTGTCAACCGCGGCCTCGAGGGCTTGGCCTGCGACGTGTTCAATCAGCTCGTGTACATCGCCCGGAAGATGGGGGATCCCATCCTGGAGCGGGCGGTGGACTTCGTGCTCGCCGACGAGATCACCCACGTGCGCATGGGCTCGAAGTGGCTGACCCGGCTGACCGAGGGCGACCCCGAGCGGCGCCGGCAGGCCATCGCCTTCCAGGAGACCATCGACGAGCGCTTCAACCTCGGCGGGGTGCGCCAGGACGGCGATCACGAGCAGGTGCTGATCTCGATCGCCACCGAGGCGCGACAGCTGGGCGGGTTCACCGACGAGGAGATTCAGCGCCTCATCAAGACCACCCAGCGCTCGCAGGTCTACTAGCCTCGATGTATCCGCTGGACGGCATGTATTCCGTCGAGCACTCCGCTCGGCTGATCCGTCACTACCGCTACACAGTGGAGCGCATGATGCGCGTGATGGGCGGCTGGCTGGCCCTGACGCCCGAGATCTCCGCCAAGCTCCTCATGGGGCGCCACGTGTGGGACAACGCCCAGCACGCCGACGCGCTCGGCCGACGTCTCCCCGAGCTTCGGGCGCACGCTCAGGAATCTGCGCCCGCCAATGAGGCGATGGTTGCCTTCATGGACGCGTTCGAGTCGCCCGAGACTCCGGAGCGCACGGTCGAGCGCCTGGTCGGTCTGTATCGCGTCCTCAAGCCCCATCTCCTCGCCGCGTACGAGCACCACCTCCGCGACGCCAACGCGGTCTACGAGCCGCCCACGCGCCGGCTGCTCGCGCGCTGCGCGGAGGACGAGCGGCGCCACATCGCGGCGGGCGAGCGCGTGCTCGCGCACCTCACGCCGACCGCGGAGTCGCGCCAGCGCGCGGCCGCCTGGCAGACGCGGCTCGAGGCGCTGCTGGCCGCGGCGGGCGGGGTCACCGGCGAGGGCCTGCCGCCGACGGCGGCGCGGGTGTCATCCCCCGAGGGCGACGCGGAGGCGGAGGAGTTCATCCGGCTCGAGACGCGTTCCGCGAGGTGGCCGCTGCCCGATCCGCTGCGCGCGGCGGTGCAGGCCATGGGTGATGCGCTCGTCGCCCGGGACGGCGGTGGGGTGCGCCGCTGGCTGGCGGATCCCGGGCTCTGGAGCGAGGCGGCGGAGTCGGCCCTCGCCGCCGGGCGCTTCACCAGCCACGCGGTGGTGGCGGTCGCGCGAATCGGCCGCCAGCTCCTCGTCAAGATCCGTCTCGACGGTCCCAGCGTCTCCGCGACGCTCGCCGCGCGCTGGGCGGGAGGCCCCGACGGCTGGCGCGCGCACGCCCTCGACGTGGCGCGCCTCGAGCCCGCTCGCTCCGCCTGAGCTGGTGCTGCCGAGCGTCCTCGTCGCCAATCGGGGGGAGATCGCGCGCCGGGTGATCCGCGGCTGCCGGCGCCTCGGGGTGCGCGCGATCGCGGTGTACTCCGAAGCCGATGCGGGATGGCCGCACGTGGCCGAGGCCGACGAGGCCGTGCTGATCGGGCCCGCGCCAGCCCGCGAGAGCTATCTGGATTTCGAGCGCGTGCTCGGCGCCGCCCGCAAGACCGGGGCGCGCGCGGTGCATCCCGGCTACGGCTTCCTCTCCGAGAACTGGCGCTTCGCCAAAGCCTGCGAGGAAGCGGATCTCGCCTGGATCGGCCCGCCATGGCGGGTCATCCAGCAGATGGGCGACAAGGTCGAGGCACGGCGCCGCATGCGCGAGGCCGGGGTGCCGGTGGTGCCGGGCAGCGAGGGCGCCCTCGACTCGCTGGAGGCGGCGGGGGTGGTCGGCGGGCGCATCGGCTACCCCCTCATGCTGAAGGCGGCGGCGGGCGGTGGCGGGATCGGGATGGTGCGCGTCGCCGACGCCGCCGCGCTGCCCGCCGCGTGGGCCTCGGCGCAACGCCGCGCCCAGGCCGCGTTCGGCTCCGGCGCGCTCTTGGTCGAGCGCTACGTGACCGAGCCGCGCCACGTCGAGGTGCAGGTGTTCGGCGACACCGGCGGGCAGATCGTCCACCTCCACGAGCGCGAATGCTCGATACAGCGCCGCCACCAGAAGCTCATCGAGGAGAGCCCGGCGCCCGCCCTCGATCCCGAGGTCAAGGCGCACCTGGTCGAGGCGGCGGTACGGGGGGCCCGCGCGGTGGGCTACGTGAACGCGGGCACGATGGAGTTCATCGTCCAGGGCCGCGAGGCGTACTTCCTGGAGATGAACACCCGCCTCCAGGTCGAGCATCCGGTGACCGAGGAGGTCACGGGCCTGGACCTGGTCGAGTGGCAGCTCCGCGTGGCGTCCGGCGAGCCGCTGCCGCTCCCCCAGGACAAGATCGCGCAGCGGGGCGCCGCGCTCGAATGCCGGATCTACGCGGAGGATCCCGCCAAGAACTTCATGCCCTCGCCCGGCACCATCGCGCGACTCACGCTCCCCGCGGGGCCGGGCGTGCGGCTCGAAGCCGGGGTCGCGGAGGGCGTCCAGGTTTCAGTACACTACGATCCGCTCTTGGCCAAGGTCGTCACGCGGGGCGACACGCGCGAGGAGGCGATCGCGCGGATGCAGGCGGCGCTGGAGGGCTTCCTTGTGGAGGGGGTACGTACCGTCATTCCCTTCCACCAGCGCGTGCTGGCGAGCGCCGCGTTCCGGGCCGGCCGGGTCCACACTCAGATGGTCGAACAAGGAGGCTTCAATGCCTGAGGAGGTCAAGGCCCACATCACCGGGGTCGTGTTCCAGATCACCAGCAAGGCGGGCGACCGCCTGGCCGCCGGCGATCCCGTCGTCGTGCTGGAGTCGATGAAGATGGAGATCCCGGTCGAGGCCCCGCGCGCCGGGGTGGTGCGCGAGATCAAGGTGGCCGAGGGCCAGACGGTGCAAGAAGGCGACACCATCGCCGTCATCGATTAGGAGGCCGGCATGAGCGCCGCGCTGATCCGCGAGCACTACGACTATCACCGGTGGGCGAACCGCCGTCTCTTCGACGTCGCCAATGCGCTGGGGACGGAGGCGACCGGCCGCGACCTCGGCAAGCACTGGAGCTTTCCCACCCTCAAGGGCATGTTCGCCCATCTCTACGCGGCGGACTCGGTGTGGCTGACCCGCTGGAAGGGCCAGTCGCCCACGCGTCTCCTCGGCGACAAGGACTTCGCGTCGATGACCGACCTGCGCGAGAAGTGGGACGCCCTCGAGGCGGAGCAGCGGGCCTTCGTCGAGGGGTTGAAGGACGCGGACCTCACCCGGCCCGTCGAGTACAAGAACACCGAGGGCGCCCAGTTCCGCGTGGCCCTGGGGCCGCTGCTCCAGCACGTGGTGAATCACGCCACGCATCACCGGAGCGAGGTGGCCACGATGCTCACGATCATCAGCGGCTCGCCGCCGGACACGGGGATCAATACCTACCGCGTCACCGTCGTCAAAGGATAGGGCAAGCCGCAGCCGTAGGCGAGGCGAGCAATATGAAGATCGAAAGAACCGCGCGCCTGCCATGGGGATGAAGGAGCTCGTCGAGGCGCTGCGTGCGCGGCGCCAGCGGGCCCTCGCGATGGGCGGGGCGGATGCCATCGTTCGGCAGCACGCCGAGGGCAAGCTCACGGTTCGCGAGCGGATCGACCGGCTCTTCGACCCCGGCTCCTTCCAGGAGATCGGGCTCCTCGCCACCCACGCCAACGTGTCGCCGGCGATGAAGGGGAGGGAGACGCCCGCCGACGGCGTCGTCACCGGCTTCGGGCGCATCGGCGGCCGGCCCGCCTCCCTCATCGCCTACGACTTCACGGTGATGGCGGGCTCGATGGGGCGCACCGCCGAGGTCAAGTGCAACCGCGCGCGCGAGATCGCTCTGACCAAGCGTATGCCGATGATCTGGCTCATCGACTCCGCGGGCGCGCGGATCCAGGAGGCCATCGGCTCGACCTTCGCGGGCTCGGGGTTCCTCTTCAGAGAGGAATCGATCATGTCGGGCGTGGTCCCCATGGTGGCGGCGATGATGGGCCCGGGCGCCGCCGGCACCGCCTACATCCCCGCGCTGTCCGACTTCGTGCCGATGGTGAAGGGAACGAGCCACATGGCGCTGGGCGGCCCACCCCTCGTGAAGGCGGTGGTGGGCGAGGACGTCACGCCGGAGGAGCTGGGCGGGTCCAAGGTCCACACCGAGATCTCGGGCGTCGCCGATCTCGAGGTCGCGGACGACGCCGCCTGCCTCGAGGCGGTCAAGGACTACCTGTCCTACTTTCCCTCGTCCAACCTCGAGTCACCCCCGGTCGCGCGGTGCGACGACCCCGCCGAGCGCAAGGACGAGTCGCTCCTCACCATCGTGCCCGACAGCGCGCGGCGCGCCTACGACGTCAAGAAAGTCATCGCCGCGGTCGTGGACCACGGACGGATGTTCGAGATCAAGCCCGGCTGGGCGCGGAATCTCGTCACCGCGCTGGCCCGCCTCGGCGGGCGGCCGGTGGGGGTCGTGGCCAATCAGCCGATGGTGCTGGGCGGAGCCCTCGACGTCGACGCCGCCGACAAGGCGGCGCGGTTCATCATGCTCTGCGACGCCTTCAATATTTCCCTTGTGTTTCTCCAGGATGTGCCGGGCTTCCTCGTGGGCTCCAAGGTGGAGCGGCAGGGCATCATCCGCCATGGGGCCAAGATGCTCTACGCGGTCAGCGAGGCCACGGTGCCCAAGCTCACCGTGGTGCTGCGCAAGGCGTACGGCGCCGGCTACTTCGTCATGTGCGGGAAGGCTTACGAGCCCGACCTCATCGTGGCCTGGCCCACCGCGGAGATCTCGGTGATGGGACCCGAGGGCGGGACCAATATCGTATTCCGCAAGGAGATCGCCGCCGCGGCCGACCCGGACGCGGAGCGAGCCCGCCGGGTGGAGGACTTTCGCGCCCTGATCAATCCCTACATCGCGGCCGGTGGGGCGCTGATCGACGACGTGATCGATCCGCGCGAGACGCGGCCGGTGCTCATCGGGGCGCTGGAGATGGCGCGCACCAAGAAGGTCGAGAGGCCCTGGAAGAAGCACGGGATCATGCCGGTCTAGCTGTGCCGGTATCTGAGGGGGTCGCCGGCCTCGTCAGGCCGCGACCCCTCGGTCGACTTGATCGCCCGGCCCATGGACGACCGGACGCCCTGGCTCCTTCCCGCGAGCGGGAAGAAGCCAGGCGGGTACGGAATCAGTTCTCGACGAACGCCTTCAGCGCACGCCCGCGAAGCGGGTGCCGGAGCTTGCGGAGCGCCTTGGTCTCGATCTGACGGATGCGCTCGCGCGTCACGGAGAAGCGCTTGCCCACCTCTTCCAGCGTGTGCTCGCCCTCCTCGCCGATGCCGAACCGGAGCCGCAAGATCTCCTTCTCCTTCGGCGACAGGGTGGCCAGCGCGCGGTCGACCTGATTGGTCAGGTCCTGGCTGATCAGGCTGTCGTTGGGCGACTCCGCCGTCTTGTCCT
Encoded proteins:
- a CDS encoding Hsp70 family protein, translated to AKELRTGKEASIAVRPTYGLTEAEVERMVDESFEHAEADVAARLLIEARTEADNVINHVERALTQGAQLAEAGELERIRAAVAALRDARGGDDRELIHGRTTAVNKATERLAEAMMDAALKGALASKRADRILESS
- a CDS encoding 2Fe-2S iron-sulfur cluster-binding protein; the encoded protein is MAKHKVTFLPQDVTVEVDDEKYPLADHGKPGSVLDIALAHDIDLEHNCGGSCACTTCHVIVREGEGNLSPMEADEEDRLDTAEGLTLHSRLGCQAIVRGDVVVEIPK
- the iscX gene encoding Fe-S cluster assembly protein IscX, translating into MAMKWSDTEDIAIALMEAHPDTDPLTVRFTDLHKWVVALEDFDDDPKASNEGLLEAIQMKWHEEYRDR
- a CDS encoding DsrE family protein, with amino-acid sequence MADGLPVLVVISEDPRASHRANEAMRIALGVVAGENDVMVVLTGPAVHLLDEDTDDLVDGDDIAKFRAALRKLNVPFHIVGTPPSDAEWNVEGHPVVPVAEGAVAELARRAQRYLVF
- a CDS encoding DsrE family protein, which codes for MDPAGKKLGLMVSTAPEHANLATALGLGNAALDRGAQVYLYLIDDGVTAVEDPRVQALAERGARLFVCAYGCQKRGLPLSDRATNCGLVVLTDVISGTDRFVALN
- the nifS gene encoding cysteine desulfurase NifS, translating into MNRRVYLDHNASTPVHPEVLEVMLPYFSERYGNPSSIHGFGREAREGLDTARERIAGFLRVGKEEVVFTSGGTESDNMAIKGVAAARGRGHLITSAVEHHAVLRTCETLAKQGFDLTVLPVDGYGMVSPDDVRRAIRPDTILVTIMHANSEVGTIQPVSEIGRITRERGVTFHVDGVQTFGKLPLDVEALGIDLLSFSGHKIYGPKGIAGLYIRKGTKMASVQHGGEHERRRRAGTENVPGAVGLGKAVEVRARDMAAEETRVRALRDRLWTGLSSRVPEVRLNGHPTERLPGTCNVCFRHIESESIVLGLDLKGIGVSAGSACTAGSVEPSHVLVAMAVPLDWAMGTVRCSLGRSTTAEDIDYVLDSIEPLAGKLRSLSPVRA
- a CDS encoding iron-sulfur cluster assembly scaffold protein, producing MRYSDTLIEHFRHPRNAGMMRDPDGVGESEYAECMDLARVFLRVREGRIEDVRFQTYGCGPTIAASSAATELIRGAALADVLELVDAQVDAAVGGLPPDRAHAAQVVTAAIRAAARDAAARSGTISPQGD
- the cysE gene encoding serine O-acetyltransferase, which produces MLAKMRRDVRTVLERDPAARSALEVVLCYPGVHAIWLHRIAHALWNGGLTTLGRLVSHFSRFVTGIEIHPAAKLGQGLFIDHGMGLVIGETAEVGENVSLLQGVTLGGTSVRREKRHPTLGDNVTVGANATILGGFTIGAGSRIGAGSVVVREVPENSVVVGVPGRVTYRDGRRVRGEIDLNQVDLPDPLARTVEHLLDRIRALEAELEALKQPAREREAE
- a CDS encoding helix-turn-helix domain-containing protein; this encodes MVPKDTMSIQEASQYLAMDEQTVTRMASERQIPCLQHDGKWLFSKKSIDKWKARQAPARA
- a CDS encoding HDIG domain-containing protein; the protein is MEGPPGPGPRLTRDAAWRILTEFTRSDSLRKHALAVEATMRAYAGRYGAEPDTWGIAGLLHDFDYEMHPAGPQHPLKGAEILAARGVAPEIVYAILAHADYAGCPRRSLLDRALYACDEPSGFITACALVRPGRAIAGLEAGSVIKKLKDKGFARSVNRHDIYRGAEELGVPLEAHLGFLVETLTASAPALGLEGPAR
- a CDS encoding DNA polymerase IV, which gives rise to MAGSAPAIRTVLHVDMDAFYAAVEQRDRPELRGRPVVVGAKPGGRGVVSAASYEARRFGIHSAMPISRAYRLCRDAVYLPVDMDKYAAVSRQIMALLAEWTPLLEPVSIDEAFLDVTASRALRGDGPTIARDIKARIRAEVALTASVGVAPNKFVAKIASDLEKPDGLVVVEPGQEAAFLAPLPIGRLWGVGRVTGTELQSLGILTIGQLASLPPATLLARFGESHGPALAELARGLDDRPVEPFGTPKSMGAEETFGTDHLDVERLRATLRAQAERVARELRAEGYAGRVVTLKIRFADFSTYTRAHTGEPTQDGLRVYQEACALLDRVNLSQPVRLIGVSVSGLGAAGQGQLALFGPDAARQERLGRALDRLVERFGGDAVQPASLLGRRSRRRSGPRGPAR
- a CDS encoding DUF455 family protein produces the protein MERPIAYDKLAREERFVRMRARDVAQIKVDQGEPPFPDLSSRDSIKERVHGIMVGEMQAMEGAGRSVYDFPDAPWEFTMDMARQVWDESRHLEIYLRLLEHLDGYVGEYPETTILWRCACAEDAAARVAGVNRGLEGLACDVFNQLVYIARKMGDPILERAVDFVLADEITHVRMGSKWLTRLTEGDPERRRQAIAFQETIDERFNLGGVRQDGDHEQVLISIATEARQLGGFTDEEIQRLIKTTQRSQVY
- a CDS encoding biotin carboxylase N-terminal domain-containing protein is translated as MLPSVLVANRGEIARRVIRGCRRLGVRAIAVYSEADAGWPHVAEADEAVLIGPAPARESYLDFERVLGAARKTGARAVHPGYGFLSENWRFAKACEEADLAWIGPPWRVIQQMGDKVEARRRMREAGVPVVPGSEGALDSLEAAGVVGGRIGYPLMLKAAAGGGGIGMVRVADAAALPAAWASAQRRAQAAFGSGALLVERYVTEPRHVEVQVFGDTGGQIVHLHERECSIQRRHQKLIEESPAPALDPEVKAHLVEAAVRGARAVGYVNAGTMEFIVQGREAYFLEMNTRLQVEHPVTEEVTGLDLVEWQLRVASGEPLPLPQDKIAQRGAALECRIYAEDPAKNFMPSPGTIARLTLPAGPGVRLEAGVAEGVQVSVHYDPLLAKVVTRGDTREEAIARMQAALEGFLVEGVRTVIPFHQRVLASAAFRAGRVHTQMVEQGGFNA
- a CDS encoding biotin/lipoyl-binding carrier protein — protein: MPEEVKAHITGVVFQITSKAGDRLAAGDPVVVLESMKMEIPVEAPRAGVVREIKVAEGQTVQEGDTIAVID
- a CDS encoding DinB family protein; the protein is MSAALIREHYDYHRWANRRLFDVANALGTEATGRDLGKHWSFPTLKGMFAHLYAADSVWLTRWKGQSPTRLLGDKDFASMTDLREKWDALEAEQRAFVEGLKDADLTRPVEYKNTEGAQFRVALGPLLQHVVNHATHHRSEVATMLTIISGSPPDTGINTYRVTVVKG